A stretch of the Chlorobiota bacterium genome encodes the following:
- a CDS encoding enoyl-CoA hydratase/isomerase family protein, whose product MEYNRLEIEIVDSVGTIWLNRPDKRNALDRLTVDEIIYAINDLSVNQNVRSIILSGRGLSFCAGADLNHLKSISNFNIVENLDDSKALAKAFFAIYNAPKPVIARVQGSAIAGGCGLMLACDIIVATENSKFGFTEVKIGFIPAIVSAFALRKCSQIQIRELLLTGKIISANDAFDKGLITKLVKNEIDLDLYINSLTEEILSTSYTSVLLTKQMLNTLDYTSLESALEYTSNLNALARNTNDCKNGINKFLNIV is encoded by the coding sequence ATGGAATATAACAGATTAGAAATAGAAATTGTCGATTCTGTAGGTACTATATGGCTTAACAGACCAGATAAAAGGAATGCACTTGATAGGTTAACAGTAGATGAAATAATTTATGCTATAAATGATTTATCTGTTAATCAAAATGTTAGATCAATAATTTTATCTGGTAGAGGTTTATCATTTTGTGCTGGAGCAGATTTAAATCATCTAAAAAGCATTTCAAATTTCAATATTGTTGAAAATTTAGATGATTCAAAAGCACTTGCAAAAGCATTCTTTGCAATTTATAATGCACCTAAGCCAGTTATTGCAAGAGTACAAGGTTCAGCAATTGCTGGAGGCTGTGGTTTAATGTTAGCTTGTGATATTATTGTAGCTACTGAAAATTCCAAATTCGGATTTACTGAAGTTAAAATTGGATTTATACCTGCAATTGTTTCAGCATTTGCTTTAAGAAAATGTTCTCAAATTCAAATTAGAGAATTATTATTAACAGGTAAAATAATATCTGCAAATGATGCTTTCGATAAAGGGTTAATAACTAAACTAGTTAAAAATGAAATTGATTTAGATCTTTATATTAATTCTTTAACTGAAGAGATATTGAGCACAAGTTATACTTCTGTACTACTAACAAAACAAATGCTAAACACTTTAGATTATACCTCTTTAGAAAGTGCATTAGAATATACATCTAATTTAAATGCCTTAGCAAGGAATACTAATGATTGCAAAAATGGAATAAATAAGTTTCTAAATATTGTTTAG
- a CDS encoding tetratricopeptide repeat protein translates to MTRLEQMLAFIEQDPKDSFSRYAVGLEYMSMKNYSLSVNHFEKLYELDPEYLPTYYQLGSVYAILEELVKAELIYKKGIVLAKKLGDLHTCSELELALDELESKY, encoded by the coding sequence ATGACTAGATTAGAACAAATGCTTGCATTTATTGAGCAAGATCCAAAAGATAGTTTCTCACGTTATGCAGTTGGATTGGAATATATGAGTATGAAAAATTACTCTTTATCAGTCAATCATTTTGAAAAATTATATGAGTTAGATCCTGAGTATTTACCAACATATTATCAATTAGGAAGTGTATATGCAATTTTAGAAGAATTAGTAAAAGCAGAATTAATTTATAAAAAGGGAATTGTGTTAGCAAAAAAATTAGGAGATCTTCATACCTGTAGTGAACTGGAATTGGCTCTAGATGAATTAGAATCTAAGTATTAA
- a CDS encoding Rieske 2Fe-2S domain-containing protein, protein MLLGSIRSMFPRVIYENPPIFKAGFPIDYVPGSVSERFKDEERVWIIRQIDGSFIALIAICTHLGCTPRWLSSENKFKCPCHGSGFRGNPLYGMHFEGPAPRPLERCSISLSPDGQLLIDKSKKFLWENGDWDKSESSLKV, encoded by the coding sequence ATGCTTTTAGGATCTATTAGATCAATGTTCCCCAGAGTTATTTATGAAAATCCACCAATATTTAAAGCAGGCTTTCCAATTGATTATGTTCCTGGTTCTGTAAGTGAAAGATTTAAAGATGAAGAAAGAGTTTGGATTATCAGACAAATAGATGGTTCATTTATTGCTTTAATTGCAATTTGTACACATTTAGGTTGTACACCAAGATGGCTTTCAAGTGAAAATAAATTTAAATGTCCTTGCCATGGTTCGGGCTTTAGAGGTAACCCATTATATGGAATGCATTTTGAGGGTCCAGCACCAAGACCATTGGAAAGATGTTCAATTTCATTAAGTCCTGATGGTCAATTGTTAATTGATAAAAGTAAAAAATTTCTTTGGGAAAATGGAGATTGGGATAAATCAGAATCAAGTTTAAAGGTTTAA
- a CDS encoding SDR family oxidoreductase — translation MIKIDLKDKTAIVTGASKGLGSAASIALAEAGCNIVLVARNERLLEKKSEEINNLGVKSHVIKYDLSNLNDLNNIVIESRDIFGNIDILINNAGIIRRSKAEDYSLNDWNDVINTNLNATFLLAQAVGKSMILNKTKGKIINIASLLSFSGGLNVVGYTASKHAIVGLTKSLANEWSKFGINVNAIAPGYFLTDATNEIQKDQERFNLISQRIPLGRWGEIDDIKGSIQFLSSSMSNYVSGHVLTIDGGWLAS, via the coding sequence ATGATAAAAATTGATTTAAAAGATAAAACTGCTATCGTTACAGGTGCATCAAAAGGGTTAGGTTCCGCTGCAAGTATTGCGTTAGCGGAAGCTGGTTGCAATATTGTTTTAGTTGCAAGAAATGAGAGATTGTTAGAAAAAAAATCTGAAGAAATTAATAATTTAGGGGTTAAATCTCATGTTATTAAATATGATTTATCGAATCTAAATGATTTGAATAATATAGTTATAGAATCTAGAGATATATTTGGGAACATTGATATTCTTATAAACAATGCTGGAATTATTAGGAGATCTAAAGCTGAAGATTATTCATTGAATGATTGGAATGATGTTATTAATACAAATTTAAATGCAACATTTCTTTTAGCACAAGCAGTTGGTAAAAGTATGATATTAAATAAAACAAAAGGTAAAATTATAAATATTGCTTCATTATTATCATTTAGTGGAGGTTTAAATGTTGTTGGATATACTGCTTCAAAACATGCAATTGTTGGTTTAACTAAATCTTTAGCAAATGAATGGAGTAAATTCGGAATAAATGTAAATGCAATTGCACCAGGTTATTTTTTAACAGATGCAACTAATGAAATTCAAAAAGATCAAGAAAGATTTAATTTAATTTCCCAAAGAATTCCTTTAGGTCGTTGGGGTGAAATTGATGATATTAAAGGATCTATTCAATTTTTGTCATCTTCAATGAGTAATTATGTTTCTGGTCATGTTCTTACTATTGATGGCGGTTGGTTAGCATCTTAA
- a CDS encoding DUF2520 domain-containing protein — protein sequence MPPNQLKIIIIGNGKFYKSIIKTNYFNVIRCFSKTEILNLENIDFDVIWILTQDRLIEDISYNLSTLNVSFKNKTVIHSSGFTSINVLKILHDKGALTISLHPNLSLTGELPIPSDIVWSYTSDNKEEAFNVVSKLLNQLKPILMFLDDNSKILYHTAATFASNFSLTFFNISKKLFIKAGINETLAKKIVASYMYASINNSLITDLFPLTGPITRDDTNVIENQIAVVMKNFPEYSNLFNELLTITKNIYYKENNI from the coding sequence ATGCCTCCAAATCAACTTAAAATAATCATAATTGGTAATGGGAAGTTCTATAAAAGTATAATTAAAACTAATTACTTTAATGTTATTCGATGTTTTAGTAAAACTGAGATTTTAAATTTAGAAAATATTGATTTTGATGTTATTTGGATTCTTACTCAAGATAGGTTGATTGAAGATATTTCTTATAATTTGTCAACTTTAAATGTATCCTTTAAAAATAAAACTGTAATTCATTCCTCAGGATTTACATCTATAAATGTTCTAAAAATATTGCACGATAAAGGGGCATTAACTATTTCCCTTCATCCAAATTTATCATTAACAGGTGAGTTACCAATACCTTCTGATATTGTTTGGAGTTATACTTCAGATAACAAAGAAGAAGCATTTAATGTTGTAAGCAAATTGTTAAATCAATTGAAACCAATCTTGATGTTTTTAGATGATAATTCCAAGATTTTATATCATACTGCTGCAACTTTTGCCTCAAATTTTTCATTGACTTTTTTCAACATTTCTAAAAAATTATTTATAAAAGCAGGTATAAATGAAACTCTTGCCAAGAAAATAGTTGCGTCTTACATGTATGCTAGCATCAACAATTCTTTGATTACAGATTTATTCCCATTAACTGGTCCAATTACACGAGATGATACAAATGTAATTGAAAATCAAATTGCAGTTGTAATGAAGAATTTTCCAGAATACTCAAATTTATTTAATGAATTATTAACAATTACTAAAAATATTTATTACAAAGAAAATAATATTTAA
- a CDS encoding 4Fe-4S binding protein, protein MAEAVAAKKKKKAMPLAFIIEDGCTGCGVCIEFCPVDCIYTKPGPEFFEGDNYNKTINQVVIVDEDVCIGCKLCAKYCPWDTIEMFQPE, encoded by the coding sequence ATGGCAGAAGCGGTAGCGGCTAAAAAAAAGAAAAAAGCTATGCCTCTTGCATTCATCATTGAAGATGGTTGTACTGGGTGTGGTGTTTGTATTGAATTTTGTCCAGTTGATTGTATTTATACAAAACCTGGTCCTGAATTTTTTGAAGGTGACAATTATAATAAAACTATAAATCAAGTTGTTATTGTAGATGAAGATGTTTGCATAGGTTGTAAATTGTGCGCTAAGTATTGTCCTTGGGATACAATTGAGATGTTTCAACCAGAATGA
- the mutL gene encoding DNA mismatch repair endonuclease MutL, translating to MSFIHKLPDSLANKIAAGEVVQRPESAIKELVENAIDAGATEISIVVKNAGKTLMFVRDNGSGMNEEDAKLCFQRHATSKIFTSEDLDRIITLGFRGEALAAIASVAQIELKTRIEGEDLGTIVKIDNGEIIEVDKISCEKGTTISVKNLFFSVPARRKFLKANSTEFKHVAEVIQKFALCYPNVTFTFSDDDTLILNLQSKSLDDRINDLYGVDFIKGLIPYQTSGEGITVTGYIGKPNFSKRTKADQYFFLNGRYISSKNLSHAVFTGYEHLLDAQSYPPYILFIQIDPEKVDVNVHPTKSEVKFDDETYIYKLLQEGTRLALKSLNLTPTLNINFNETGEGVLAALKYSLPAFENNSNDTAFKQINEFQNDELNLKEGKSFSGGSELVRKMFDELQNNNVLQNSTNTNKKLKDDLLISSPERIFFQESSRSDNEADRGWILQLHNKYILTQIRSGLMIIDQHVAHERILYEKALKMMNSAIPMSQQLLFPIELTLTPVEQALVRELRKYLLGLGFEFNLSDSGKIKIIGVPNDVRPGLETTIFREIIQQYIEYEQLGESDSKDMIAASFGCKGAIKAGDKLTEKEQRTLIDELFATSMPYVCPHGRPIVTKIELSELDRRFGRTS from the coding sequence ATGTCATTTATACACAAATTACCAGATTCATTAGCAAATAAAATTGCTGCTGGAGAGGTTGTTCAAAGACCTGAAAGTGCAATAAAAGAATTAGTTGAAAATGCTATAGATGCTGGAGCAACTGAAATTTCTATTGTTGTAAAAAATGCAGGCAAAACTCTAATGTTTGTTCGTGATAATGGCTCTGGGATGAATGAAGAGGATGCTAAACTTTGTTTTCAAAGGCACGCAACTAGCAAAATATTTACTTCAGAAGATTTAGATAGAATTATAACATTAGGTTTTAGAGGTGAGGCTTTAGCAGCAATTGCTTCAGTAGCTCAGATTGAGTTAAAAACTAGAATTGAAGGAGAAGATTTAGGTACAATTGTAAAAATAGATAATGGTGAAATAATTGAAGTTGATAAAATTTCTTGTGAGAAAGGTACTACCATATCAGTTAAAAATTTATTTTTTTCAGTTCCAGCTAGAAGAAAATTTTTAAAAGCAAACTCAACAGAATTTAAACATGTTGCAGAAGTTATTCAGAAATTTGCATTGTGTTATCCTAATGTAACTTTTACTTTTAGTGATGATGATACATTAATATTAAATTTACAATCCAAAAGTTTAGATGATAGAATTAATGATTTATATGGTGTCGATTTTATAAAAGGGTTAATTCCATATCAAACAAGTGGAGAAGGAATAACAGTTACAGGATATATTGGAAAACCAAACTTTTCAAAGAGAACTAAAGCAGATCAATATTTCTTTCTGAATGGAAGATATATCTCAAGTAAAAATTTATCACATGCCGTTTTTACTGGATACGAACATTTATTAGATGCCCAAAGTTATCCACCATATATTTTATTTATTCAAATTGATCCAGAAAAAGTAGATGTTAATGTTCATCCAACAAAATCTGAAGTTAAGTTTGATGATGAAACCTATATTTATAAATTACTCCAAGAAGGTACAAGGTTAGCTTTAAAATCATTAAATTTAACTCCGACATTAAATATAAACTTTAATGAAACTGGTGAAGGAGTATTAGCTGCTTTAAAATACTCTTTACCTGCTTTTGAGAATAATAGTAATGATACTGCATTTAAACAAATTAATGAATTTCAAAATGATGAACTCAATCTCAAAGAAGGTAAATCGTTTTCAGGTGGAAGTGAATTAGTTAGAAAAATGTTTGATGAGTTGCAGAATAATAATGTTCTTCAAAATAGCACAAATACAAATAAAAAATTAAAAGATGATTTGTTAATCAGTTCTCCTGAAAGGATTTTCTTTCAAGAATCTAGCAGATCTGATAATGAAGCCGATAGAGGATGGATACTACAGCTTCATAATAAATATATTCTAACTCAAATTAGAAGCGGTTTGATGATAATAGATCAGCATGTTGCTCATGAAAGAATACTTTATGAAAAAGCTCTAAAAATGATGAATTCAGCAATCCCTATGTCACAACAACTTTTATTTCCAATAGAATTAACACTTACTCCAGTTGAACAAGCATTAGTTCGAGAATTAAGGAAGTATTTACTTGGTTTAGGATTTGAATTTAATTTATCTGATTCTGGTAAAATCAAAATAATAGGAGTTCCAAATGATGTACGTCCAGGACTTGAAACTACAATTTTCAGAGAAATAATCCAACAATATATTGAATATGAACAATTGGGAGAAAGTGATTCAAAAGATATGATTGCAGCAAGTTTCGGTTGTAAAGGTGCAATTAAGGCTGGAGATAAATTAACTGAAAAAGAACAACGTACTTTGATTGACGAACTTTTTGCTACTTCAATGCCCTATGTTTGCCCACATGGCAGACCTATTGTAACTAAAATAGAATTATCAGAACTAGATAGAAGATTTGGAAGAACTTCATAG
- a CDS encoding OmpA family protein: protein MTNFELLNKIVFILIVFLISITITGCPQMIEKTISKTIPENPKEYKPIYMTQTTKFVNMLDKYKEQFKAYNLLKAKLTEGQKDSINSYLKTPLNFDVRNVDDRNYPIQIELKSFVYDSSGKFVMGLAPPYFNGLEDYKNYWISLTDSCNGNSYNIKDFQVEEVREDKREPYSISFVLDHSGSMGDTRIQNLRESVKRILGLIKKGDYISVNQFSGETYTEVSLTDDSSKYKNEFEIDNYSINFSMNTTIINNKNKTNQNPKNKKILKGGTALYDAAIEGMNEISKAPKNCKRVLILFTDGEDNASKSRLDEVQSLAKKEDVLIYSIAYGMVDEEILKNLAEYNGGKMYRIYSNKEFAFVFADIYRRLNNYYKITYKPEPCNGLHYAIPKLSFPDFDNIVLTDTAIYDKTIFTPFDTIGSIFFANIEFEFNKSKVNDNSIIYINEIVNSMKKYPKLSLEIRGHTDDIGGDEYNLKLSTERANEVMDLLINQGISPTKLIAKGFGKTKPLNPNDNDENRKKNRRTEFVILSK, encoded by the coding sequence ATGACAAATTTTGAACTTCTAAATAAAATTGTATTTATTTTAATTGTGTTTCTAATCTCAATTACTATTACAGGTTGCCCTCAAATGATTGAGAAAACTATAAGTAAAACTATACCTGAAAATCCAAAAGAATACAAACCAATTTATATGACTCAAACAACTAAATTTGTTAATATGTTAGATAAATACAAAGAACAATTTAAAGCATATAATTTATTAAAAGCTAAATTGACTGAAGGACAAAAAGACTCAATAAATTCTTATTTAAAAACACCACTAAATTTTGATGTTAGAAATGTTGATGATAGAAATTACCCAATTCAAATTGAATTAAAATCCTTTGTTTATGACTCATCAGGTAAGTTTGTTATGGGTTTAGCACCTCCTTATTTTAATGGATTAGAAGATTACAAAAATTATTGGATAAGTTTAACAGACTCTTGTAATGGTAACTCATACAATATTAAAGATTTTCAAGTTGAAGAAGTCCGTGAAGATAAGAGAGAACCATATTCAATTTCATTTGTATTAGATCATTCAGGATCAATGGGAGATACCAGAATTCAAAATCTAAGAGAATCTGTTAAAAGAATATTAGGTCTAATTAAAAAAGGGGATTATATTTCAGTTAATCAATTTAGTGGTGAAACTTATACTGAAGTTTCATTAACAGATGATAGTAGTAAGTATAAAAATGAATTTGAAATTGATAATTATTCAATAAATTTTAGTATGAATACTACAATAATTAACAATAAAAATAAAACAAATCAGAATCCTAAAAATAAAAAAATATTAAAAGGAGGAACTGCTCTTTATGATGCTGCCATTGAAGGAATGAATGAAATTTCTAAAGCCCCTAAAAATTGCAAACGTGTTTTGATTCTATTTACTGATGGAGAAGATAATGCTTCCAAAAGTAGATTAGATGAGGTACAAAGTTTAGCTAAAAAAGAGGATGTTTTAATATACTCTATTGCTTATGGAATGGTAGATGAAGAAATTCTAAAAAATTTAGCCGAGTATAATGGTGGGAAAATGTATAGAATTTATTCCAATAAAGAATTTGCTTTTGTGTTCGCTGATATTTACAGAAGACTTAATAATTATTATAAAATTACATACAAACCAGAACCTTGTAACGGCTTACATTACGCAATTCCAAAACTTTCATTCCCAGATTTCGATAATATAGTTTTAACTGATACTGCTATATATGACAAAACAATCTTTACACCATTTGATACAATTGGATCCATATTTTTTGCAAATATTGAATTTGAATTTAATAAATCAAAAGTTAATGATAACTCAATAATATATATTAATGAAATAGTTAATTCAATGAAAAAATACCCAAAGTTATCGTTAGAGATTAGAGGTCATACTGATGATATTGGAGGGGATGAATATAATTTAAAACTATCAACTGAAAGAGCTAATGAAGTTATGGATTTATTAATTAATCAAGGTATTTCACCAACTAAATTAATTGCAAAAGGGTTCGGAAAAACAAAACCACTTAATCCAAATGATAATGATGAAAACAGAAAAAAAAATAGAAGAACAGAGTTTGTTATTTTATCTAAATAA